One Podospora pseudopauciseta strain CBS 411.78 chromosome 5 map unlocalized CBS411.78m_5, whole genome shotgun sequence DNA window includes the following coding sequences:
- a CDS encoding Type I Iterative PKS (COG:I; SMCOG1022:Beta-ketoacyl synthase; EggNog:ENOG503NWH8; antiSMASH:Cluster_4): protein MDDKAGHPRQDTYTGDSKVFLFQLWTPGLSQLLLDQRCTDFIMTDAVTNTHPDTRFENGNLLLKSSEGGNTSTTTSLETGPTTPPSSNSDPLTCQAPIAICGLALRLPGGINDATSFWDALYNGRDMRTPTPKSRFNALGFSKEHSSVGLVPQHGYFLDQDIAAFDTSFFSCRKAELERMDPQIRQLLEVTRECLENAGETQYRGKRIGCYIGTFGEDWLLMQAKDSLQGGSGQNVGHMDLLLANRVSYEFDLSGPSMVIKTGCSASLVALHEACRALQAGDADAAVVGGSSLILTPKGYEILTSEGIFSPEGSCKPFDATADGYGRAEGVNAVFLKRLDDAVRDGNPVRAVIRGSGTKANGHSRDGLISPDSATQAALIRSVYESTGLDVKDTGYIECHGTGTKEGDRKEAIAVADVFGGAGILMGSVKANVGHSEGASGLTSLIKAVLTLEKKVIPPQIKFHNPAPNIPFEQGRLEVPMKPTQWPVDRSERISINSFGIGGANAHVIVETVKEFCPSLVASLIYEKAQDTSSPSLLLVSANCPSSLKQNTDNITNYNHQHQDNLKHLSYTLALHREHLSHRSFVIAGKDGPEEPVPARKADAQPPKVVMVFSGQGAQWPQMGLELLRIDPEFRNDISVMNDVLQSLENPPTWSLEDELSKRPEESQIYEAEFSQPLCTALQLALVRSLAGKGIHPDAVIGHSSGEIAGAYAAGVLSLSEAIIIAYYRGFVMKESVRPGAMAAVGLGSEDVTLSLADGATIAAENSPNSTTISGDIPAVEQTMSAVRNKFPEAFCKKLAVNTAYHSSHMNEPATRYLELLRRELPDANQQRKPTIPWYSTASGDLHEDPIDLSYWATNLTSKVKFLSAARSVMESLPNSVFLEVGPHSQLKGPLRQIVTHKSVAFEYIPTAIRKENSSKTLLTALGSLWQHGLTIDFASFLSGKVLHDLAPYSWNHSTRYWNESRISKDWRQAEFSRHALLGRRIEESSGLEPSWRNLLDVEDEEWLADHKVKGDIVFPFAGYVAMAGEAIRQLTKVETGYSLRNIVVHTGLLLHRGKAAEIVTSLRPQRLTEKADSGFYHFSISSFTGSGWIKHCEGLVKPAAKRSVKVENAPTSLPRKVSSQKMYSSFGRIGIEFGSTFRRLKHIEACPVNTLAIGQVEAPLNGLRESSYHIHPTALDACFQMILVAMAKGSGRNIKKLAIPSLIEEIDVHASLTATTPLAVEAKASIDPKRTEVNARGPDSSLALRLRGFKLSRLDDDEKVDVDRHAACRITWHSHVDFAKKEALIIPPNTPATMPKNRLLVEELALLMLLDMEEASRAMEPEAEHLKMYKLWLQRCRLGALEGRYPVLGSETVSNFLGLEIYDRNTAIKSRLSKLQDRSPEDGIWKAMQRVYMNSEWLLKEDITAIELLIHDGLLRELYRGMTFDVSPFVKSLCVSKPGLRILEIGAGTGGTTSAILEGIVLPGQKPPYAQYTFTDVSAGFFPEAQARFKDQPNMEYRVLDASSNPLEQGFEPQSYDLIVAVNVIHALPSLHESLSGLKTLLRPGGQLLLTEICGHTFVPGLVFGYFPGWWLGAADDRKWAPHVSVARWDTELRAAGFSGVTTTVLDAAEPFHMCTTLLAQAPPVHQLAEIAAGKIALLHDDPDSPVTKKLIYGLESDRYEVLKVKLGEELPPNMLVISTLDHESPFFEDISPTRFQAFQRLCEGYKSEELLWLMPLTSSPGCENPRAGQTPGALGVFRNENSLPFFTLEIADDEPDFARLVIDVLKKIVERDDGRRVEEDRVFVVRGGLVQVPRLESISILTDTTTENHSSASNTDAIAKRLELGQVGTLSSLRWKTYLVDSDGLGPDEVVLETKAVGLNFKDVVGALGLIDFGSDEIPIGVEVSGIISQVGANVKHLVVGDRVAGFNGNGCFSTHAVLHGLNCVKIPDDMQFEQAAAIPVVYITVFYALIEVAHLSAGQTILIHSGCGGVGLAAIQVCQMIGAEVFVTVGSQKKVNYAMEKFGLARDQIFNSRNDSFVEGIMRMTKGQGVDVVLNSLSGPLLHASWKCVAEMGKMIELGKLDILGRGTLDMEPFLQNRSFVCVDSAALALKRPAIIQRSLNQVFQWMSEGKLRIHDRIQIFDADEVKTAYCWLQDADHIGKGVVKLPDNLDTIMAAPLERRVCQFDPNATYLLSGGLGGLGKSIATWMAERGAGCIIFLTRSAGISQQDKDFIVELRSLGCLGIPVAGCVDNMQDVKRAIAQAPTPVRGVMHLAMVQREAPGITLSHKDWQAAVAPKVDGAWNLHHALSDMPLDFFLMTSSALTIAHQPGESNYAAACTFLESFSHYRRGLGLPSSVLLVGPISGAGFIEENPAAMRKVQGSGFHLLTEREFLDFVEFSVQHQRPQSGGDELRCSDDGHIVMAVHSEVPLSDPKCRTPWRRDPLMGSHHNIVSEAEAGVSKIGTSLTAAEELAFRARGNLTVLEEAGAADVFGLEIGRRVRAIMMLDDQDVDVGKTLQQLGVDSLMAVELRRWWKLTFGVEVTTLEIMGGGTLHDLGTATIKKMRRLMDEQS, encoded by the exons ATGGATGACAAAGCAGGACACCCTCGTCAAGACACATATACCGGGGATTCCAAGGTCTTCCTCTTTCAGCTGTGGACGCCAGGCCTTTCCCAACTGCTTCTTGACCAACGCTGTACAGACTTCATCATGACCGACGCCGTCACTAATACCCATCCAGACACAAGGTTTGAAAATGGGAACCTGCTGTTGAAATCCTCAGAAGGCGGGAAcacatccaccacaacctccctAGAAACTGgacccaccactcccccttcctccaacaGTGACCCTCTTACCTGCCAGGCCCCCATCGCAATCTGCGGCCtcgccctccgcctcccAGGCGGAATCAATGACGCCACCTCCTTCTGGGACGCCCTCTACAACGGCCGCGACATGCGCACCCCTACCCCCAAAAGCCGCTTCAACGCCCTCGGCTTCAGCAAAGAACACAGCTCCGTCGGCCTCGTCCCACAACACGGCTACTTCCTCGATCAAGACATCGCCGCTTTTGACACCTCTTTCTTCAGCTGCCGCAAGGCCGAGCTAGAACGAATGGACCCTCAGATTCGCCAGCTCCTCGAAGTGACGAGAGAATGTCTCGAGAACGCGGGAGAGACCCAATACCGAGGCAAGCGAATTGGGTGCTACATTGGGACCTTCGGGGAGGACTGGTTGTTGATGCAAGCCAAGGACAGCTTACAGGGCGGGAGCGGACAAAATGTCGGTCATATGGATCTTTTGCTCGCTAACCGGGTGTCCTACGAATTTGACTTGAGTGGGCCAAGCATGGTTATCAAGACGGGGTGTTCCGCTTCATTGGTTGCTTTGCACGAGGCATGTCGTGCGTTGCAGGCTGGCGATGCggatgctgctgttgttggtgggtCAAGCTTGATCTTGACGCCGAAGGGGTACGAGATCTTGACTTCGGAGGGTATCTTCTCGCCTGAAGGATCTTGCAAGCCGTTTGATGCCACGGCGGATGGGTATGGGCGAGCTGAGGGGGTTAATGCTGTGTTTCTCAAGAGACTTGATGATGCGGTTCGGGATGGGAACCCTGTTAGGGCTGTGATCCGGGGGTCTGGGACCAAAGCTAACGGTCATAGCCGCGATGGTCTCATCTCTCCGGATAGTGCCACGCAAGCTGCTTTGATCCGGTCTGTGTATGAGTCTACGGGATTGGATGTCAAAGACACGGGATACATTGAG TGTCATGGAACTGGAACCAAGGAAGGTGACCGCAAAGAAGCCATCGCGGTTGCCGATGTCTTTGGCGGCGCAGGGATTCTAATGGGCTCA GTCAAAGCAAACGTCGGGCATTCCGAAGGGGCGTCTGGCTTGACGAGCTTGATCAAAGCGGTCTTGACGCTGGAAAAGAAAGTCATCCCGCCCCAGATCAAGTTCCACAACCCCGCTCCGAACA TTCCTTTCGAGCAAGGTCGGTTGGAAGTGCCGATGAAACCAACTCAGTGGCCAGTCGACCGATCAGAACGAATCAGCATCAACTCGTTTGGAATCGGAGGGGCCAACGCCCAC GTGATTGTCGAGACAGTCAAAGAATTCTGCCCAAGTCTGGTGGCAAGCCTGATCTATGAAAAAGCTCAAGACACCAGTTCCCCCTCACTTCTCCTAGTCTCCGCCAACTGCCCTTCTTCGCTGAAGCAAAACAccgacaacatcaccaactacaaccaccagcaccaagacAACCTCAAACATCTCAGCTACACTCTAGCCTTACATCGGGAGCATTTGAGTCATCGCAGCTTCGTTATTGCTGGAAAGGATGGACCTGAAGAGCCAGTACCAGCCCGTAAAGCAGACGCCCAGCCACCCAAGGTTGTCATGGTTTTCTCCGGACAGGGTGCTCAGTGGCCGCAGATGGGACTAGAGCTACTTAGAATAGATCCAGAGTTTAGGAACGACATCTCGGTCATGAACGACGTGTTGCAATCCTTGGAGAACCCTCCGACATGGTCCCTGGAAG ATGAGCTCTCGAAGCGGCCAGAGGAATCCCAGATCTACGAAGCTGAATTCTCTCAGCCACTCTGTACAGCGCTGCAGCTCGCCCTCGTTCGGTCTCTCGCAGGGAAGGGCATTCACCCAGATGCCGTGATCGGTCACTCCAGCGGAGAAATAGCCGGTGCTTATGCAGCAGGAGTGCTAAGTTTGTCAGAGGCTATCATCATCGCATACTACAGGGGCTTTGTCATGAAGGAGAGCGTCCGGCCTGGTGCTATGGCCGCCGTGGGCTTGGGATCAGAAGATGTGACCCTATCCCTGGCTGATGGTGCAACAATTGCAGCAGAAAACAGTCCAAACTCAACAACAATATCCGGCGATATACCTGCTGTTGAGCAGACCATGTCGGCTGTCAGGAACAAATTTCCTGAAGCTTTCTGCAAGAAGCTAGCAGTCAATACGGCCTATCACTCGTCTCACATGAATGAACCCGCTACTCGATATCTGGAGCTTCTTAGACGAGAGCTTCCAGATGCCAACCAACAACGGAAACCAACTATTCCCTGGTACTCAACTGCTTCGGGAGATCTTCATGAGGACCCTATTGACCTCTCGTACTGGGCAACAAATCTCACCTCCAAAGTCAAGTTCCTTTCTGCGGCAAGATCTGTGATGGAGAGCCTTCCGAACTCCGTTTTCTTGGAGGTTGGACCACACTCTCAACTGAAGGGGCCACTGCGGCAGATTGTCACCCATAAAAGCGTTGCGTTTGAGTACATCCCTACGGCCATTCGCAAAGAAAACTCCAGCAAGACCCTCCTCACAGCATTGGGCTCCCTTTGGCAGCATGGACTGACCATCGACTTCGCCTCATTCCTCTCCGGCAAAGTCCTCCACGATCTGGCACCATACTCCTGGAACCACTCCACTCGTTACTGGAACGAAAGCCGGATCAGCAAAGATTGGAGGCAAGCAGAGTTCAGCCGGCAtgccctcctcggccgccgcaTTGAAGAGAGCTCTGGCCTCGAACCCTCCTGGCGTAATCTTCTCGACGTAGAAGACGAAGAGTGGCTTGCTGACCACAAGGTCAAGGGTGACATTGTCTTCCCCTTTGCCGGCTATGTCGCCATGGCGGGTGAAGCAATCCGACAGCTGACAAAAGTTGAGACTGGATACAGCCTGCGGAACATTGTCGTGCACACTGGCTTGCTGCTTCATCGGGGGAAAGCCGCTGAGATTGTGACTTCTCTTCGGCCACAGAGGCTGACAGAAAAAGCAGACTCGGGGTTTTATCACTTTAGCATATCTTCCTTTACGGGATCTGGCTGGATTAAGCACTGTGAAGGCCTGGTAAAGCCGGCGGCCAAGCGCTCAGTGAAGGTCGAGAATGCTCCAACTAGCCTCCCAAGAAAGGTATCCTCCCAAAAGATGTACTCCAGCTTTGGGAGAATCGGTATCGAGTTCGGTTCAACGTTCCGAAGGCTCAAGCACATCGAAGCATGTCCCGTTAACACCCTTGCTATCGGCCAAGTAGAGGCTCCACTGAACGGCCTGAGGGAGTCTTCCTACCACATCCACCCCACCGCACTGGACGCATGTTTCCAGATGATACTGGTGGCCATGGCAAAGGGAAGCGGGAGGAACATTAAGAAGCTGGCTATCCCTTCTTTGATCGAGGAAATCGATGTGCACGCCTCCCTTACCGCCACAACACCGTTGGCTGTCGAAGCGAAAGCTTCCATCGACCCAAAACGCACCGAGGTAAACGCTCGAGGTCCTGATAGTAGTCTTGCCCTTCGACTTCGAGGCTTCAAGCTCTCGCGtctggacgacgacgagaaggTTGATGTCGACAGACACGCAGCTTGTCGCATAACATGGCATTCGCATGTGGACTTTGCCAAAAAGGAGGCTCTCATTATTCCGCCAAATACCCCAGCCACCATGCCTAAGAACAGACTTCTGGTTGAGGAGCTCGCGCTGTTGATGTTACTCGACATGGAAGAGGCATCCCGCGCCATGGAACCAGAGGCTGAACACCTGAAGATGTATAAATTGTGGCTTCAGCGATGTCGCCTCGGGGCACTTGAAGGCAGGTACCCGGTCCTCGGCAGCGAAACTGTGTCCAATTTCCTCGGCCTAGAGATATATGACCGGAATACCGCCATCAAGAGTCGATTGAGCAAACTTCAGGACCGCTCCCCAGAAGACGGTATTTGGAAAGCAATGCAAAGGGTCTACATGAACAGCGAGTGGCTCTTGAAGGAAGACATCACAGCCATTGAGCTTCTCATTCACGACGGTCTACTCAGAGAACTCTACCGAGGCATGACCTTTGACGTTTCCCCTTTCGTCAAGTCTCTCTGTGTGAGCAAACCCGGACTCCGCATCTTAGAAATCGGCGCCGGCACTGGTGGAACCACTTCAGCAATCCTCGAAGGAATCGTGCTCCCAGGTCAAAAGCCCCCTTATGCTCAGTACACCTTTACCGACGTATCCGCAGGCTTCTTTCCTGAAGCTCAAGCCAGGTTCAAGGATCAACCGAACATGGAGTACAGGGTACTTGACGCATCTAGCAATCCTCTCGAGCAGGGCTTTGAGCCTCAAAGCTATGATCTCATCGTGGCCGTCAATGTCATCCATGCGTTGCCCTCGCTGCATGAGTCCCTCTCTGGACTTAAGACTCTCCTACGACCAGGAGGTCAGCTCCTGTTGACAGAAATCTGTGGTCACACCTTTGTCCCAGGATTGGTCTTTGGCTATTTTCCCGGCTGGTGGCTGGGGGCAGCTGACGACCGCAAGTGGGCACCGCATGTGTCTGTTGCACGTTGGGACACTGAGCTGCGGGCGGCGGGCTTTTCAGGGGTTACTACCACGGTGCTTGACGCGGCTGAACCTTTCCACATGTGCACCACACTGCTTGCTCAAGCACCCCCGGTACATCAGCTTGCCGAGATCGCTGCTGGAAAGATTGCTCTCCTTCACGACGATCCCGATTCCCCGGTAACCAAGAAGCTCATATACGGCCTTGAGTCTGACCGCTACGAGGTCCTTAAAGTGAAGCTAGGAGAGGAGCTGCCCCCAAACATGCTTGTCATCTCAACACTGGACCACGAGTCGCCCTTTTTCGAGGATATCTCCCCAACCCGATTTCAAGCATTCCAACGCCTCTGCGAGGGGTACAAGTCCGAAGAGCTTCTCTGGCTGATGCCCCTGACGTCCTCCCCTGGATGTGAGAATCCACGCGCAGGCCAGACCCCTGGAGCATTGGGCGTCTTTCGCAATGAAAACTCACTCCCGTTTTTCACACTTGAAATTGCAGACGACGAGCCAGATTTCGCGCGGCTTGTGATAGATGTCTTGAAGAAGATTGTGGAGCGGGACGACGGGCGTCGTGTTGAAGAAGACCGCGTGTTTGTTGTTCGAGGGGGACTGGTGCAAGTACCTCGCTTGGAGTCGATTTCTATCCTTACAGACACAACTACTGAAAACCATTCGTCTGCTTCAAATACGGATGCCATCGCTAAGCGGCTTGAGTTGGGCCAGGTGGGGACGCTATCTTCACTTCGTTGGAAGACATATCTTGTCGACAGTGACGGTCTTGGCCCTGATGAGGTGGTGCTTGAAACCAAAGCTGTTGGGCTGAATTTCAAG GATGTCGTGGGTGCCTTAGGGTTGATCGACTTTGGATCCGACGAGATTCCGATTGGCGTCGAAGTGTCAGGCATTATCTCTCAGGTTGGAGCGAACGTCAAGCATCTTGTCGTTGGTGATCGAGTGGCAGGCTTCAACGGAAACGGTTGCTTCTCAACACACGCTGTCCTCCATGGCCTAAACTGTGTGAAAATCCCCGACGACATGCAGTTTGAACAAGCGGCTGCTATTCCTGTGGTCTATATTACAGTTTTCTATGCCCTCATTGAAGTGGCCCACTTATCAGCCGGTCAG ACTATACTCATCCACTCCGGATGTGGCGGCGTAGGGCTTGCTGCCATCCAGGTCTGCCAAATGATCGGTGCCGAAGTGTTCGTTACCGTCGGCTCACAAAAAAAGGTCAACTATGCGATGGAGAAGTTTGGACTTGCTCGAGATCAGATCTTCAACTCCCGTAATGATAGCTTTGTTGAGGGAATCATGAGAATGACCAAAGGCCAGGGCGTAGACGTCGTACTAAACTCTCTTTCTGGCCCTCTCCTTCATGCGTCATGGAAATGCGTCGCCGAAATGGGAAAAATGATTGAGCTGGGCAAGTTGGACATCTTAGGACGCGGTACACTTGACATGGAGCCGTTTTTGCAGAACAGATCGTTTGTTTGCGTTGACTCAGCAGCGTTGGCGCTGAAAAGACCAGCAATTATACAGAG GTCACTGAATCAGGTTTTCCAATGGATGTCTGAAGGAAAACTGAGGATACATGATCGAATCCAGATCTTTGATGCAGACGAGGTGAAAACAGCATACTGTTGGCTTCAAGACGCTGATCACATTGGCAAGGGCGTCGTCAAACTGCCGGACAATCTCGACACAATTATGGCCGCACCGCTGGAGAGAAGAGTCTGCCAATTCGACCCCAATGCTACGTATTTGCTGTCAGGTGGTCTCGGTGGATTGGGCAAGTCGATAGCAACCTGGATGGCGGAGCGAGGTGCTGGGTGCATCATTTTCTTAACCCGAAGCGCAGGCATCAGTCAACAAGACAAGGACTTCATCGTGGAACTGAGAAGCCTCGGGTGCCTTGGTATCCCCGTGGCAGGATGCGTTGACAACATGCAGGATGTCAAGCGTGCTATTGCTCAGGCGCCTACCCCCGTCCGGGGTGTGATGCATCTGGCAATGGTTCAACGAGAAGCTCCAGGAATCACTTTGAGCCATAAAGACTGGCAAGCAGCCGTGGCTCCAAAAGTTGATGGCGCATGGAACCTGCACCATGCTCTCTCTGACATGCCACTCGACTTTTTCTTGATGACAAGCTCAGCTTTGACTATTGCCCATCAACCGGGAGAAAGCAACTATGCAGCGGCCTGCACGTTTCTCGAGTCCTTCTCTCACTATCGGCGAGGACTCGGTCTGCCATCATCGGTGCTACTGGTTGGTCCGATCTCTGGGGCCGGCTTCATTGAGGAGAATCCGGCAGCGATGAGAAAGGTCCAAGGATCTGGCTTCCATCTCTTGACAGAGAGGGAATTTCTTGATTTCGTGGAATTCTCAGTACAACATCAAAGACCACAGAGCGGTGGCGATGAGCTCCGGTGCAGTGATGATGGTCACATCGTCATGGCTGTTCATTCCGAGGTGCCGTTATCAGATCCGAAATGCCGGACACCTTGGCGACGAGATCCGCTGATGGGGTCACACCACAACATTGTTAGTGAAGCAGAAGCCGGTGTATCAAAAATCGGCACTTCCCTCACCGCGGCCGAAGAGCTGGCTTTTCGGGCTCGTGGCAATCTGACTGTCCTGGAAGAAGCGGGAGCGGCGGATGTTTTCGGTCTGGAGATTGGAAGACGAGTTCGAGCTATCATGATGTTGGACGATCAGGATGTAGATGTTGGGAAGACGCTGCAACAGCTAGGGGTGGATTCTCTGATGGCAGTTGAACTACGTCGTTGGTGGAAACTGACGTTTGGCGTTGAGGTGACGACTTTGGAAATCATGGGTGGTGGCACGTTGCATGATTTGGGCACTGCAaccatcaagaagatgaggaggttgatggacGAGCAATCTTAA
- a CDS encoding uncharacterized protein (antiSMASH:Cluster_4), whose amino-acid sequence MSRFHVSKEVTMLADPSNHRTGLAPACFDTKIFDFGWWPSVRHPDPSRMRQRMQSQAFVTDTSPSREYQVDFWRSRATYFAEAADQSFVQWKAEKKLNDGKVRHLEDELAGIKKSMESYDITIIALHEKDQKNQGYIESLQNQLKEASLRHGSTAHGPAPLTPPAAPEALYPRKHSGDTPSQSQYSMDDSQRVSPVSSPISTSPSSVSSFSLSQPGSESTGTQANLLKSQKRLLTLSSQIFLPSQHKRVHIRRLRQPQPCLRFRTTPLHVPDGVFKLDDCVRLGMWHSGNLKTEVKVREDRGGYCLVVVSIRDRGKKDVVGLGVEVCRGGLSCLGLLPA is encoded by the coding sequence ATGTCTAGATTTCACGTCAGCAAAGAAGTCACCATGTTGGCCGATCCCTCTAATCACCGCACTGGCTTGGCCCCAGCTTGCTTCGACACCAAGATCTTCGACTTTGGCTGGTGGCCTTCGGTCCGCCACCCCGATCCATCCCGCATGAGACAGCGAATGCAGAGTCAAGCATTCGTCACCGATACTTCACCTTCACGCGAATACCAAGTTGACTTCTGGCGCAGCCGGGCGACCTACTTCGCCGAGGCGGCTGATCAGTCATTTGTCCAGTGgaaggctgagaagaagctgaacgATGGCAAAGTGAGGCACCTTGAGGATGAGCTTGCCGGCATCAAGAAATCGATGGAGTCGTATGATATCACCATCATTGCCTTGCACGAGAAAGATCAGAAGAACCAGGGATACATCGAATCTCTTCAGAACCAGCTCAAGGAGGCGTCTCTACGACATGGCTCAACTGCCCATGGACCCGCGCCACTTACACCCCCTGCGGCACCCGAGGCGCTCTATCCACGCAAGCACAGTGGCGACACCCCATCTCAATCCCAATACTCAATGGACGACTCTCAACGAGTATCCCCAGtctcctctcccatctcaacctctccttcctcagtCTCGTCTTTTTCACTTTCCCAGCCAGGAAGCGAGTCAACAGGAACTCAGGCAAATCTACTCAAGAGCCAGAAGCGACTATTAACTCTTTCAAGTCAGATCTTTCTTCCCTCCCAACACAAAAGAGTACACATCCGACGCCTTCGCCAGCCCCAACCCTGTTTGCGCTTCCGGACTACGCCACTGCACGTTCCCGACGGCGTGTTCAAGTTGGATGATTGTGTACGCCTTGGGATGTGGCATAGCGGGAATTTAAAGACCGAGGTCAAAGTCAGAGAGGACAGGGGAGGTTActgtttggttgttgttaGCATCCGAGATCGAGGAAAGAAGGATGTTGTCGGGCTTGGTGTCGAGGTTTGCCGTGGAGGTCTTTCGTGCCTTGGGCTACTTCCCGCTTGA
- a CDS encoding uncharacterized protein (antiSMASH:Cluster_4): MDQLALLAEQGIQELRSQMNDDKLSVLEVKRDFELLQVRINGMEKLIAHRESSIKSMETSIDSLNTGTEEGKREDMAGVPKCQSHQDPKGSTLDYHERLDTRASHTVSMPTLTESLLATNPKAPLDIQTRIDQKESHTSASTNTIHSYGPPTSPDTTQMSKTFFLNLSVSDPDDEAVAMVLRLWSDESMKSRMLQHQVSELVNALQESERQISAVQSQEQCNEGHIKMLQERMRGFHGPIPHTG, from the coding sequence ATGGATCAGCTCGCTTTGTTGGCAGAACAGGGGATCCAAGAGCTAAGAAGCCAAATGAACGACGATAAACTCAGTGTTCTGGAGGTAAAACGAGATTTTGAATTACTTCAAGTCAGGATCAACGGGATGGAAAAGTTGATTGCCCATCGTGAAAGCTCAATCAAGTCGATGGAAACCAGCATCGACTCGCTCAACACAGGGACCGAGGAGGGGAAAAGAGAGGATATGGCTGGGGTTCCCAAATGCCAGAGCCATCAAGATCCCAAAGGGAGCACCTTAGACTATCATGAACGTCTCGACACTCGCGCTTCGCACACTGTCAGCATGCCAACTCTGACCGAGAGCCTGTTGGCGACTAATCCCAAAGCTCCCTTGGACATCCAGACTAGGATCGATCAGAAAGAAAGCCACACGTCCGCCTCAACCAACACGATCCATAGCTATGGTCCCCCGACCTCGCCAGATACGACTCAAATGTCCAAGACATTCTTCCTAAACCTCTCCGTGAGCGACCCGGATGACGAGGCAGTTGCAATGGTGCTACGATTGTGGAGCGATGAATCCATGAAAAGCCGGATGCTACAACACCAAGTCTCAGAGCTTGTGAACGCTCTTCAGGAGTCTGAGCGCCAGATTTCCGCTGTTCAGAGCCAAGAGCAGTGCAACGAGGGGCACATCAAGATGTTGCAGGAGCGTATGAGAGGATTCCATGGCCCCATTCCTCACACAGGTTAA